Proteins encoded in a region of the Streptomyces sp. NBC_01471 genome:
- a CDS encoding 1-phosphofructokinase family hexose kinase — protein sequence MLLTVTLNTALDITYHVPELIPHASHRVESVTERAGGKGLNVARVLAALGHETVVTGFAGGTTGEVLRELLAGLPPTDALVPVAGTTRRTIAVVDAASGDTTQLNEPGPTVSAAEWDTFLAAYGKLLADADAVALCGSLPPGVPVGAYAQLVKQARGAGVPVLLDTSGEPLRRGIAARPDLVKPNADELAQLTGSREPLRATRDARRRGAHTVVASLGAEGMLAASPDGTWQALPPARFQGNPTGAGDSAVAGLLSGLVEDLPWPERLARAVALSAATVLAPAAGEFDREAYEDLLPQVLVTEHTPSA from the coding sequence GTGCTGCTGACCGTCACTCTGAACACCGCCCTGGACATCACCTACCACGTCCCCGAGCTGATCCCGCACGCCAGTCACCGAGTCGAATCGGTCACCGAGCGCGCGGGCGGCAAGGGCCTGAACGTGGCCCGGGTGCTCGCGGCACTCGGCCACGAGACCGTCGTCACCGGCTTCGCCGGCGGGACGACCGGCGAGGTGCTCCGCGAACTGCTCGCCGGGCTGCCGCCCACCGACGCGCTGGTCCCGGTCGCCGGGACCACCCGGCGCACCATCGCCGTGGTCGACGCCGCGTCGGGTGACACGACCCAGCTGAACGAACCGGGCCCGACCGTCTCGGCCGCCGAGTGGGACACCTTCCTCGCCGCGTACGGAAAGCTGCTGGCCGACGCCGACGCGGTGGCTCTCTGCGGCAGCCTGCCGCCCGGCGTCCCGGTCGGCGCGTACGCCCAGCTGGTCAAGCAGGCCCGCGGCGCGGGGGTCCCGGTCCTCCTGGACACCAGCGGCGAACCGCTGCGCCGGGGCATCGCCGCCCGCCCCGACCTGGTCAAGCCGAACGCCGACGAACTGGCCCAGCTGACCGGCTCCCGCGAGCCGCTGCGCGCCACCCGCGACGCCCGGCGCCGCGGCGCCCACACGGTGGTCGCCTCGCTCGGCGCGGAGGGGATGCTGGCCGCGTCTCCGGATGGCACCTGGCAGGCGCTGCCCCCGGCCCGCTTCCAGGGCAACCCGACGGGCGCGGGCGACTCTGCGGTGGCCGGGCTGCTCTCGGGCCTGGTGGAGGACCTTCCGTGGCCGGAGCGGCTGGCCAGGGCGGTGGCGCTGTCGGCGGCCACGGTGCTGGCGCCCGCGGCGGGCGAATTCGACCGGGAAGCATACGAGGACCTGCTTCCGCAGGTCCTCGTCACTGAGCACACGCCGTCGGCCTAG